GACTCGAAGCTCGTTTTCTACTGCGGCGGCATGAAGTGCCGCGCCTCGGATCACGCCGCCAAGCGCGCCCAAGAGGCCGGCTACAAGCAGGTGAGCGTGATGCGCGAAGGCATCCGCGGCTGGAAGGAAGCCGGCGCCCCGACGGAGCCCCTGCCGCAGAGCTGACGAGCGCTGCGCGGTGTTACCGCGGCGAGCCAACACCCTGATCTTCATTGATCGAGATCATGTCGGTTCGCCGCGGAACCTCCCGCTCCGCCAGATGACGCATGCATTTCGGCGGCGGTTACGTCACTTGCCGGCTCGCCGAAGCCGTCGGTCGTGGGCCATGAAACACCCATGACCGAACCGAAGCGAGCGTTGGTGTGGGACCTTCCGGTCCGATTGTTTCATTGGCTTCTGGCCGGGGCGTTCCTGGGCGCCTTCGCCATCGCCAACCTGGTGGACGACGAGAGCACGCTGTTCGCGGCTCACATGTGGCTGGGCGCCATCGCCGCCTTCATGGTGGTGCTGCGCGGGGTGTGGGGCTTCATTGGCTCGCGCTACGCGCGCTTCGGTAGCTTTGCCCTGAGCCCGGCTGCCTTGGTCCGATACGTGAAAGGGGCGGCGGCGGGGAATGACCCGCCGACCCCGGGCCACAACCCCGGGTCCAGCTTTGCCGCGCTGGCCATCTTCGTGCTGATGCTGGGTCTGGCAGCGAGCGGCGCGCTGATGGCGCGCGCCGAGGTCTTCGAGGAGCTCCACGAAGCGCTGGCCTGGACCTTGATGGGAGTGGTCGCCATTCATGTGGCCGGCATCGTGTGGCACACCATCCGGCACCGAGAGAACATCGCGCTCAGCATGGTCGACGGGCACAAGCGGATAGCCAAGGGCGCGGCCATCGAGTCGTCCCACGCGCTGGCGGCGGTGGCGTTCCTCGGGCTCACCGGGCTCTGGGCCGGAGCCCTGTACGATGGGTACGACGCCGCGGGCCGTCAGGTGACGTTGCCGCTGTTGGGGGTCAGCGTTCAGCTCGGTGAGGCCGAAGGGGCGCACGCCGAGCGTGGCGAGCACGAAGAGCACGAAGAGCACGACGACGACGACGATTGAGCTTCGGGCCCCCCCGCTTTTCGGCGCGGCGCCGCCGCGGTAGGCACGCCCTTGCATGGCGACGGAGGACAAGCCCAAGGAGCCCGAGGACAGCTCCATCCTGGTGCTCGGGGTGCGCGCGCACCCGCTGCGGGACATCTACCACCTCTTCTTGCGGGTCTCCTGGCCCACGGCGCTCGGGATCCTCAGCGCCATCTACCTCGCCATCAACCTGGTGTTCGCGCTGGCGTACTGGCGTCTCGGTGGCGTCGCCAACGCGCGGCCTGGGTCGTTTCAGGATGCGTTCTTCTTCAGCGTGCAGACACTGGCCACCATCGGCTACGGCGGTCTGTATCCCGCATCCCGCGTGGCCAACGTGCTCATGACGGTGGAGTCCATCAGCGGCGTGTTCGTGACGGCGATCTTCACGGGACTGGTCTTCAGCAAGTTCTCCATCGCGACGGCGCGCATCGTGTTCTCGCGGAACATGGTCATCACGCCGCGCGACGGCGTGCCCACGCTCATGCTGCGCATCGGCAACGATCGCAACGATTCGGTGCTCGACGCGCGGGTGCGATGCGTGGTGACGCGAACCACTCACACGGCAGAGGGCGAGACCTTCTACCAACTGGTGGACCTGCCGTTGGTGCGCGACTTGGCGCCCGTGCTGTTTCGCTCCTTCGTGATCATGCACTGCATCGACGAGCAGAGCCCGCTGTTCGGGCTTTCGGCCCAGGGGCTGGCCAAGGAAGAGATCGAGGTGATGGTGAGCGTGTCCGGCATCGACGAGACCACGAAGGGCTTGGTGCATGCCGTGCACCGTTACGATCACAGTGACATCCTGTTCGATCACCGCTTCGTGGACGTGCTGACGGAGCGCAGCGACGGCCGCATGGTGCTCGACGTGCGACACTTCCACGACGTGGAACCGCTGTAGGGTCCGGGAAGACGGAAGTCCGCGGACGCCCGTCCTCCCGCCGAGATCAGAGGGTCTTCAGTTCTTGCGCCAACGGTCCCGGCTTGCTGGGAACATTGCCGCGCAGTACGTCGTCAGCGGCGACCTTTTTACCGTAGTATGCTGGGTTCTCCTCGTCGTCCCAGGAGATGTCGGTAGCGCTCAAGGCAGCGCCCGCGAACGCTCCTTCGGTGTCCGACCAGAAGACCACGTCGCCCACGTCCTTGCCCAGCGACGCTTCCGACAGGGCAGAGTAGTCCACGACCGTGAGCTTGGCGCCGGCGTTCAGGGAGAACGTGTTGTCGGCCTTGAACGCGCGGAGCGCCTGATCGCTCATCAACAGCATGGCGATCTCCCCACCTTCGCCACCAAACTGGGCACCGACGCTGATGCCACCGATGTCGTAGAACAGGGGGCCGTTCCATTGGTCTGCTTCTTTCCCCAATAGCGCGCCTTCGCCGCCTCGTATGCCTACGCCCACGGCGCCCCGCCCGTAGTCGGGGACGATGAACACGCCCTTCGCCTTGCTCAGCAAGGTTTTCACGCCTTGGTCGGCCT
This portion of the Polyangiaceae bacterium genome encodes:
- a CDS encoding cytochrome b/b6 domain-containing protein, which codes for MTEPKRALVWDLPVRLFHWLLAGAFLGAFAIANLVDDESTLFAAHMWLGAIAAFMVVLRGVWGFIGSRYARFGSFALSPAALVRYVKGAAAGNDPPTPGHNPGSSFAALAIFVLMLGLAASGALMARAEVFEELHEALAWTLMGVVAIHVAGIVWHTIRHRENIALSMVDGHKRIAKGAAIESSHALAAVAFLGLTGLWAGALYDGYDAAGRQVTLPLLGVSVQLGEAEGAHAERGEHEEHEEHDDDDD
- a CDS encoding ATP-sensitive inward rectifier potassium channel 10; the encoded protein is MATEDKPKEPEDSSILVLGVRAHPLRDIYHLFLRVSWPTALGILSAIYLAINLVFALAYWRLGGVANARPGSFQDAFFFSVQTLATIGYGGLYPASRVANVLMTVESISGVFVTAIFTGLVFSKFSIATARIVFSRNMVITPRDGVPTLMLRIGNDRNDSVLDARVRCVVTRTTHTAEGETFYQLVDLPLVRDLAPVLFRSFVIMHCIDEQSPLFGLSAQGLAKEEIEVMVSVSGIDETTKGLVHAVHRYDHSDILFDHRFVDVLTERSDGRMVLDVRHFHDVEPL
- a CDS encoding lipid-binding SYLF domain-containing protein — its product is MKLYAKLLSVAGMVAAVAACDRQGPEDSHERTAANTRSTTQPATPAAPATEVAPKDEAAKVPNADTEDAKDASELVKDATQTLRKMKADQGVKTLLSKAKGVFIVPDYGRGAVGVGIRGGEGALLGKEADQWNGPLFYDIGGISVGAQFGGEGGEIAMLLMSDQALRAFKADNTFSLNAGAKLTVVDYSALSEASLGKDVGDVVFWSDTEGAFAGAALSATDISWDDEENPAYYGKKVAADDVLRGNVPSKPGPLAQELKTL